Proteins encoded within one genomic window of Bacillus thuringiensis:
- a CDS encoding S-layer homology domain-containing protein has product MNIKKRVIAISTSLVILGSAPLSISAEEINKSHTDQLSIAQGEHGTNGLSYSNFNLETPDHMQINEAEVSENEKILLEEYKHKHDETEELNKMKEAKKGQVAEDEAISNIEKAFEHVDGRNDGSTREMKPVEKPRAIQYSASMTTKKYGTLAGTPFVEWIVPAGNPDIRPANPMKARYITIHETANTARGANAENHAKYLYKQATEGTFRTASWHFTVDDKQIYQHLPTNENGWHAGDGDGSGNRESIGIEISVNQDGDYNKALENAKRLAGYLMNKEGISADHIYRHQQWSGKNCPNILISRGNWTGFVQGIQWYANVNAQIDSPLQERNELFDSNEYNPAEPNMELVVNGDGINVRSGAGLEHHIVRKASNGDRYKVLAVKNGWYKVGNDEWIFYNPSWIKINYNVPNKEVQKPKDDITGGWFEGHIRKLNSLGIMHGEGNGVFAPYRNVTRAEFATLISNALKLPEGNKSFVDMNKAHPSLHSGIKRSASAGIINGRGGGIFDPNASITREEASIMIDNALQYKGVTGELVALPFTDQHLITYKQHVQRLYSLKVVTGVGNNEFNPKGTTTRGEAAAFLVKMLNSMQK; this is encoded by the coding sequence ATGAATATTAAAAAACGAGTAATCGCCATATCAACAAGTCTAGTGATTTTAGGGAGTGCACCTTTATCAATATCAGCAGAAGAGATAAATAAATCTCATACTGACCAGCTTAGTATTGCACAAGGGGAACATGGAACGAACGGATTAAGCTATTCTAATTTCAATCTAGAAACTCCTGATCACATGCAAATTAACGAAGCGGAAGTATCAGAGAATGAGAAAATACTTCTAGAAGAATATAAGCATAAACATGATGAAACAGAAGAACTAAATAAAATGAAGGAAGCTAAAAAAGGTCAAGTAGCAGAAGATGAAGCTATTTCAAACATTGAAAAGGCATTTGAACATGTAGACGGTCGAAATGATGGCTCTACTCGTGAAATGAAGCCGGTTGAAAAGCCAAGAGCTATTCAGTATAGTGCATCGATGACTACAAAGAAATATGGAACACTTGCAGGTACTCCATTTGTAGAGTGGATTGTTCCAGCAGGAAATCCTGATATTCGCCCTGCTAATCCGATGAAAGCACGCTACATTACAATTCACGAGACTGCAAACACAGCCCGTGGTGCGAATGCTGAAAATCATGCGAAATATTTGTATAAACAAGCAACGGAAGGTACGTTCCGAACAGCTTCTTGGCATTTTACAGTGGATGATAAACAAATTTATCAGCACTTACCAACAAATGAAAATGGATGGCATGCAGGAGATGGCGATGGCTCAGGAAATAGAGAGTCTATCGGTATCGAAATTTCAGTTAACCAAGATGGAGATTACAATAAAGCGTTAGAGAATGCAAAGAGACTTGCAGGTTATTTAATGAACAAAGAAGGAATTAGCGCGGACCACATTTATAGGCATCAACAATGGAGTGGAAAAAACTGTCCTAATATTTTAATTTCTCGTGGGAATTGGACTGGCTTCGTACAAGGTATTCAATGGTATGCAAATGTTAACGCACAAATTGATTCGCCTTTACAAGAAAGAAATGAGCTATTTGATTCAAATGAATATAATCCAGCTGAACCTAATATGGAGCTTGTAGTGAATGGTGATGGTATAAACGTACGTAGTGGTGCAGGACTTGAACATCATATCGTTCGTAAAGCTTCAAACGGAGATCGTTACAAGGTGTTAGCAGTTAAAAACGGTTGGTATAAAGTAGGTAACGATGAGTGGATTTTCTATAACCCAAGTTGGATTAAGATAAACTACAATGTGCCAAATAAAGAAGTGCAAAAACCAAAAGATGATATTACAGGTGGATGGTTTGAAGGGCATATTCGTAAGCTGAACAGCCTAGGAATTATGCACGGTGAAGGAAATGGTGTATTTGCGCCTTATCGTAATGTAACGAGAGCTGAGTTTGCGACATTAATCTCAAATGCTCTAAAGTTACCAGAAGGAAATAAGTCATTTGTAGATATGAACAAAGCGCATCCATCCCTCCATAGCGGTATTAAACGTAGTGCAAGTGCAGGAATTATTAACGGTCGTGGCGGCGGGATTTTTGATCCTAACGCATCTATCACACGCGAAGAAGCATCGATCATGATTGATAACGCATTACAGTATAAAGGTGTTACAGGTGAATTAGTCGCATTACCATTTACAGATCAACATTTAATTACATACAAACAGCATGTTCAACGATTATATAGTTTAAAGGTAGTTACTGGTGTTGGAAATAATGAGTTTAATCCTAAAGGGACAACAACTCGTGGTGAAGCAGCTGCCTTTTTAGTGAAGATGTTAAACTCTATGCAGAAATAA
- a CDS encoding phosphotransferase — MQKVFGTSYLVSNVTKMHGGAQKVVYKIDCSNGFSSVLYVWDLTMNYFQEEIANGDIHEQSYSSNLFELNNKYLIQQGIQTPILYDLNKERNRYPYDYALVEYVNGQKAEVYFQNSDSYVKDKVFQRLGDMLTSMHANERNTHGKVNQSGINTKKCHHLQMKHAKKDLDYASQHIDSIKASHSKLLDTLYELESKIEPRNRYGFIHGELGPDHVLINDKLEPYLIDIEGAKFFDIEHEHSFLQFRFGDYYRYLKNDTLDPNRMLFYRLHHHISLTSGGLRLLHRGFPNQQFAKDLTDYHSHCTLRFNEG; from the coding sequence ATGCAAAAGGTATTTGGTACCAGTTATTTGGTTTCTAATGTAACGAAAATGCATGGCGGTGCACAAAAGGTAGTCTATAAGATTGACTGCAGCAATGGATTTTCCAGCGTTCTGTATGTGTGGGATCTTACCATGAATTATTTTCAAGAAGAAATAGCAAACGGAGATATACATGAACAATCCTATAGTAGTAATTTATTTGAATTAAATAACAAGTATTTAATTCAACAGGGAATTCAAACCCCCATTCTATATGATCTGAATAAGGAAAGAAACCGTTATCCTTATGATTATGCTCTCGTTGAATATGTAAATGGACAAAAGGCAGAAGTTTATTTTCAAAATTCCGATTCATATGTAAAAGATAAAGTGTTTCAGCGGTTAGGAGATATGCTGACAAGCATGCATGCCAATGAGAGAAATACTCATGGGAAAGTGAATCAAAGTGGAATCAACACGAAAAAATGTCATCACTTGCAAATGAAGCATGCAAAAAAAGATTTAGATTATGCATCCCAACATATTGACAGCATCAAGGCAAGTCATAGCAAGCTACTCGATACATTGTACGAGCTTGAATCAAAAATTGAGCCAAGAAATCGATATGGATTTATACATGGGGAACTAGGCCCTGATCATGTATTAATTAATGACAAACTAGAACCTTATTTGATTGATATCGAAGGAGCAAAGTTCTTTGATATTGAGCATGAGCACAGTTTTTTACAGTTTCGATTTGGGGATTATTATCGATATTTAAAGAATGATACTCTTGATCCCAACAGGATGTTATTTTATCGGTTACATCATCATATATCCTTAACTTCAGGCGGCTTGAGATTGCTTCACAGAGGGTTTCCGAATCAACAGTTTGCAAAAGATCTAACCGATTACCATTCTCATTGTACACTGCGTTTTAATGAAGGGTGA
- a CDS encoding DUF4279 domain-containing protein produces MAYFSATGDIFPVEAITEALSIEPTQTYKKGDVVVRRDNPNLVSTKDLYRKATDWTLSTGYQESYDINAQLHVILKSLEGKTEQLKHLKKKYDLQFLFMVVIQVENNESPAMYLQKEIINFASFIQAEIHFDLYMY; encoded by the coding sequence ATGGCTTATTTTAGTGCAACGGGTGATATATTCCCTGTTGAAGCAATTACCGAGGCCTTAAGTATCGAGCCGACACAAACTTATAAAAAAGGAGATGTTGTTGTAAGACGTGATAATCCGAATCTTGTATCCACAAAAGATCTATATAGAAAAGCGACGGATTGGACTTTAAGCACTGGCTATCAAGAATCATATGATATAAATGCTCAGTTGCATGTTATTCTAAAATCTCTTGAAGGAAAAACAGAACAATTAAAACATCTCAAGAAAAAGTATGATTTACAGTTTCTTTTTATGGTAGTGATTCAAGTGGAGAATAACGAATCACCCGCAATGTATTTACAAAAAGAGATTATTAACTTTGCTAGTTTCATTCAAGCAGAAATTCATTTTGATCTATATATGTATTAA
- a CDS encoding VOC family protein, with translation MIQSIFETHLHVRNLEKAIDFYQNKLGLTLAKKLLKRRVAFFWVGENKKQMLGLWEVHSNEDFETKHFAFRVDLESLKTSKSWLENRGIEVVGSQGKGNEEPIVQRWMPAASVYFLDCDGNKLEFISMLYDDPDELEYATYLSEWNAEH, from the coding sequence ATGATACAAAGCATATTTGAAACTCATTTACATGTAAGAAATTTAGAAAAGGCGATAGATTTCTATCAAAATAAATTAGGTTTAACATTAGCAAAGAAACTATTAAAAAGACGAGTTGCGTTCTTCTGGGTAGGAGAAAATAAAAAACAAATGCTTGGATTATGGGAAGTACATAGTAATGAAGATTTTGAGACGAAACACTTCGCTTTTCGTGTAGATTTAGAGTCTTTAAAGACTTCTAAATCGTGGTTAGAGAATCGTGGAATAGAGGTGGTAGGGAGTCAGGGGAAAGGAAATGAAGAGCCAATTGTCCAAAGATGGATGCCAGCTGCAAGTGTATATTTTCTAGATTGTGATGGAAATAAATTAGAGTTTATTTCTATGTTATACGATGATCCAGATGAATTAGAATATGCAACGTATTTAAGTGAATGGAATGCAGAGCACTAA
- a CDS encoding DUF3895 domain-containing protein, which yields MNQISFEDLFEEENKPEKVEVADIPVPLSPLQKDILELVDFEEISALELCEQLIRSGKISDERFTTNKPKAYGQVCLVLEDFVKEGKLIFVKSDEKRDRVYKLNEEVSNI from the coding sequence ATGAATCAAATTTCATTTGAAGATTTATTTGAAGAAGAAAACAAACCAGAAAAGGTGGAGGTAGCTGATATACCAGTACCTTTATCGCCATTACAAAAAGATATATTGGAATTAGTGGATTTTGAAGAAATAAGTGCGCTTGAGCTATGTGAACAATTAATACGATCTGGCAAAATATCAGATGAAAGATTCACAACGAATAAGCCGAAAGCATATGGACAAGTATGCTTAGTATTAGAAGATTTTGTTAAAGAAGGAAAGCTTATTTTTGTCAAAAGCGATGAGAAAAGAGATAGAGTTTATAAATTAAATGAAGAAGTTTCTAACATATAA
- a CDS encoding S-layer homology domain-containing protein: protein MGKKTSKAKKFFGFVITAALATTTMVGTVNAQTTTNSYKVTTNTNTVFTDVPKDHWSKDAIDYLAAAGIYKGYGNGKFGFGDNITRGQVASLVNRHLELIADDKQGNMFSDIANHMFEKDIKAIAQAGIMTGDGTGTFRPDDVLTRYEMAVILQKAFHLESKEQGKFKDVPKGHWAYEAVNTLRSNRIAQGDEAGNFNGNTFVKREQYAQFFYNAIAKNRDHNFNINSKEELKQMLTTALENGTFGPFKLNSLGKDLSDVKKEYGVPDVLKKAPCTECDAPNTAVYGDYNIDMYPSDARYIWVKMDISINELKEWFGEPDGIGEDMTSEGFIYNRGSYSLYFSFSDGYIQRAEISKIEHH from the coding sequence ATGGGCAAGAAAACAAGCAAAGCTAAAAAATTTTTTGGATTCGTAATCACCGCAGCACTAGCAACTACAACGATGGTAGGTACAGTAAATGCACAAACAACTACGAATAGCTATAAGGTAACTACCAATACGAACACTGTATTTACAGATGTACCAAAGGACCACTGGTCAAAAGATGCTATTGATTACTTAGCGGCAGCAGGGATTTATAAGGGATATGGAAATGGCAAATTTGGTTTTGGGGACAACATCACTAGAGGACAGGTAGCTTCTTTAGTCAATCGACATTTAGAGTTAATCGCAGACGATAAACAAGGAAATATGTTTAGTGATATTGCAAATCATATGTTTGAAAAAGATATTAAAGCCATTGCGCAAGCTGGAATTATGACAGGTGATGGAACAGGTACATTCCGTCCAGATGATGTATTAACTCGATATGAGATGGCAGTCATATTACAAAAAGCATTTCATTTAGAATCAAAAGAACAAGGAAAATTTAAAGACGTACCAAAAGGTCATTGGGCTTATGAAGCTGTAAATACACTGCGTAGTAACCGTATAGCACAAGGTGACGAGGCAGGTAATTTTAACGGAAACACATTTGTGAAGCGTGAGCAGTATGCACAATTTTTCTATAATGCAATAGCAAAAAACAGAGATCATAATTTCAACATCAATTCAAAAGAAGAACTGAAACAAATGTTAACAACTGCTTTAGAGAATGGGACGTTTGGTCCATTTAAATTAAATTCATTGGGTAAAGATCTATCTGATGTAAAAAAAGAATATGGAGTGCCTGATGTTTTGAAAAAAGCACCATGTACAGAATGTGACGCACCTAATACAGCGGTATACGGAGATTATAATATTGATATGTATCCTTCAGACGCTAGATATATATGGGTGAAAATGGATATCTCTATCAACGAATTAAAAGAGTGGTTTGGTGAACCAGATGGAATCGGAGAGGATATGACTAGTGAAGGCTTTATATATAATCGAGGAAGCTATTCTCTTTATTTTAGCTTCTCTGATGGTTATATTCAACGCGCCGAAATATCTAAAATTGAACATCATTAA
- a CDS encoding DNA alkylation repair protein, translating to MDFKTVMQELEALGKERTKKIYISNGAHEPVFGVATGAMKPIAKKIKVNQELAEELYATGNYDAMYFAGIIADPKAMSESDFDRWIDGAYFYMLSDYVVAVTLSESNIAQDVADKWIASGDELRMSAGWSCYCWLLGNRKDNEFSEIKISTMLEMVKNTIHDSPVRTKSAMNNFLNTVAISYVPLHEKAVEIAKEVGIVEVKRDNKKSSLLNAAGSIQKELDRGRLGFKRKYVRC from the coding sequence ATGGATTTTAAAACAGTGATGCAAGAACTTGAAGCTCTAGGCAAAGAACGAACGAAAAAAATATACATATCTAACGGTGCGCACGAGCCAGTTTTCGGCGTAGCTACAGGTGCTATGAAACCAATTGCTAAAAAAATAAAAGTAAACCAAGAGTTAGCTGAAGAGCTTTATGCGACAGGCAACTACGATGCTATGTACTTTGCAGGTATTATTGCGGATCCAAAAGCTATGAGTGAGTCTGATTTTGATCGCTGGATAGACGGAGCATATTTTTATATGTTGTCTGATTATGTGGTGGCAGTCACTTTATCAGAATCAAATATTGCACAAGATGTTGCTGATAAATGGATTGCAAGTGGAGACGAGCTACGAATGTCAGCGGGCTGGAGTTGCTACTGCTGGCTTTTAGGAAATCGCAAAGACAATGAGTTTTCTGAAATCAAAATTTCCACTATGCTTGAAATGGTAAAAAATACGATCCATGATTCACCAGTACGAACAAAATCCGCTATGAATAATTTTCTAAACACTGTAGCAATTTCATATGTGCCACTACACGAAAAGGCAGTCGAGATTGCAAAAGAAGTTGGTATAGTTGAAGTAAAACGCGATAATAAAAAAAGCAGTTTGCTAAATGCTGCAGGGAGTATTCAGAAAGAACTTGATAGAGGCAGACTTGGTTTCAAACGTAAGTATGTAAGATGTTAA